In one window of Streptomyces roseofulvus DNA:
- a CDS encoding MFS transporter: MTRMPQTDSATGTATTRSPIRVPRPWLVVLVACAGQFLVVLDVSVMNVALPSMKADLGLGTLGLQWVLNAYSIAFAGFMLLGGRAADLYGRKTMFLAGLGLFTAASVVGGLAPEGAHLIAARAAQGLGAAALSPATLTLVTAAVPAGAARTRAIGTWTAVGAAGGAAGGFVGGVLVDLLNWRWVLLVNVPLGVLILAAAALGLREGRADAGRRPDLPGAVLVTAGLATLAYGIVRTELSGWTSAATLLPLLGGLALLAVFVAVERRTKEPLVPLGIFRNRAVSAANAGMMLGGASSFAMWFFMTVYAQNVLGYTPLQAGLALVPSSLAVLVGSKTAPRLMAVTGARNLAVAGLLVAAAGFVWQSTMTADGTFLTTILGPGLLMMGGIGLATTPLATLATSGAAPGDAGLVSGLVNTSRTMGGALGLAVLTTVAASVPAGALGTPDGDRLVPGYAMAFRVSAALLVTAAALMAVWLPRPVHRTVQKP, translated from the coding sequence ATGACACGCATGCCGCAGACCGACTCCGCCACCGGAACCGCCACGACCCGATCCCCGATACGCGTCCCCCGCCCCTGGCTCGTCGTCCTCGTCGCCTGCGCCGGGCAGTTCCTCGTCGTCCTCGACGTCTCGGTCATGAACGTGGCCCTGCCCTCCATGAAGGCCGACCTCGGACTCGGCACCCTCGGCCTCCAGTGGGTGCTCAACGCGTACTCCATCGCCTTCGCCGGCTTCATGCTCCTCGGCGGCAGGGCGGCCGACCTGTACGGGCGCAAGACCATGTTCCTGGCGGGCCTCGGGCTCTTCACCGCCGCCTCCGTCGTCGGCGGCCTCGCCCCCGAGGGCGCCCACCTCATCGCGGCCCGGGCCGCCCAGGGCCTCGGCGCGGCCGCGCTCTCCCCGGCCACCCTCACCCTCGTCACCGCCGCCGTCCCCGCCGGCGCCGCCCGCACCCGGGCCATCGGCACCTGGACGGCGGTCGGCGCGGCCGGCGGCGCCGCGGGCGGCTTCGTCGGCGGCGTCCTCGTCGACCTGCTGAACTGGCGCTGGGTCCTGCTCGTCAACGTCCCCCTCGGCGTCCTCATCCTGGCCGCCGCCGCTCTCGGGCTCCGCGAGGGCCGCGCCGACGCCGGCCGCCGCCCGGACCTGCCCGGCGCGGTCCTCGTCACCGCCGGGCTCGCCACCCTCGCGTACGGCATCGTCCGGACCGAGCTGTCCGGCTGGACCTCCGCCGCCACCCTCCTCCCGCTCCTCGGCGGCCTCGCCCTCCTCGCCGTCTTCGTCGCCGTCGAGCGGCGCACCAAGGAACCCCTCGTCCCGCTCGGCATCTTCCGCAACCGGGCCGTGTCCGCCGCCAACGCCGGGATGATGCTCGGCGGGGCCAGTTCCTTCGCCATGTGGTTCTTCATGACGGTCTACGCCCAGAACGTCCTCGGCTACACCCCGCTCCAGGCCGGCCTCGCCCTCGTCCCCAGCTCCCTCGCCGTCCTCGTCGGCTCCAAGACCGCGCCTCGCCTGATGGCCGTCACCGGCGCCAGGAACCTCGCCGTCGCCGGTCTCCTCGTCGCCGCCGCCGGCTTCGTCTGGCAGTCGACGATGACCGCCGACGGCACCTTCCTCACCACCATCCTCGGCCCCGGCCTCCTGATGATGGGCGGCATCGGCCTCGCCACCACCCCCCTCGCGACCCTCGCCACCTCCGGCGCCGCCCCCGGCGACGCGGGCCTCGTCTCCGGCCTGGTCAACACCTCCCGCACGATGGGCGGCGCCCTCGGCCTCGCCGTCCTCACGACGGTCGCGGCCTCCGTCCCCGCCGGCGCCCTCGGGACGCCGGACGGCGACCGGCTCGTCCCCGGCTACGCCATGGCCTTCCGCGTCTCCGCCGCCCTCCTCGTCACCGCGGCCGCCCTGATGGCCGTCTGGCTGCCCCGCCCCGTACACCGAACGGTGCAGAAGCCCTAG
- a CDS encoding DUF998 domain-containing protein, which produces MTTMTRTTTAGVRAPLALIGGGVLALTAVELLNPRHDPLSEALSRYVHGTAGLLLPAGLLAVAAASAVLAARIEAGAGRIAVAAWTVGILIAGIFPADPPGRHHRPSLSELVHGNAAFLAFAALPAAALLLRRGLTATRPRMRTALDALTLVSLLGTAALAVLLADVMDGGPSLGLFGAPTLLGLVERIVLAADFGWVAAALLATAAGKRGRRA; this is translated from the coding sequence ATGACGACGATGACGAGAACGACGACCGCGGGGGTGCGGGCCCCGCTCGCCCTGATCGGCGGCGGCGTCCTGGCCCTGACGGCCGTGGAGCTGCTGAACCCCCGCCACGACCCGCTGAGCGAGGCCCTCAGCCGGTACGTGCACGGCACCGCCGGCCTCCTCCTGCCCGCCGGCCTCCTGGCGGTCGCCGCGGCCTCCGCCGTCCTCGCGGCCCGGATCGAGGCCGGGGCCGGCCGGATCGCCGTCGCGGCGTGGACCGTGGGGATCCTGATCGCCGGGATCTTCCCCGCCGACCCGCCCGGCCGGCACCACCGCCCGTCCCTCTCCGAACTCGTCCACGGCAACGCCGCCTTCCTCGCCTTCGCCGCCCTCCCCGCCGCCGCGCTCCTCCTCCGCCGCGGGCTCACCGCGACCCGGCCCCGGATGCGGACCGCGCTCGACGCCCTCACCCTCGTCTCGCTCCTCGGCACGGCCGCGCTCGCCGTCCTCCTCGCCGACGTCATGGACGGCGGCCCGTCCCTCGGCCTGTTCGGCGCCCCCACCCTCCTCGGGCTCGTCGAACGGATCGTGCTCGCCGCCGACTTCGGCTGGGTCGCCGCCGCCCTCCTCGCGACCGCCGCCGGGAAGCGGGGCCGTCGTGCATGA
- a CDS encoding lipid-transfer protein produces the protein MKSYIAGVGMTKFEKPETRDWQYWDMAREAGTAALADAGIPYEKVEQAAVGYCFQASTAGQRAVYELGLTGLPVYNLNNNCATGSTALMTARQFVEGGIADCVLALGFEKMSRGSLGGGAGAGDFSTSPVARHYGIMAAAHGFEASPPTAQIFGNAAREHMERYGTTEAQLAAVAAKNHLHSSRNPLAQFQDVHTVDEILAARTVHRPLTKLQCSPTSDGAAAALVVSERFVAAHGLAARAVEIAGQAMTTDTGESFASGSCIDAVGRPLSREAARQAYERSGLGIEDVDVVELHDCFSVNELLTYEALGMCAEGASGKLVESGATTYGGRWVVNPSGGLISKGHPLGATGLAQAAELVGQLRGEAGARQVPGARVGLAHNIGLGGAAVVTLLRKA, from the coding sequence ATGAAGTCGTACATCGCCGGGGTCGGCATGACGAAGTTCGAGAAGCCCGAGACCCGCGACTGGCAGTACTGGGACATGGCCCGCGAGGCCGGCACCGCCGCCCTCGCCGACGCCGGCATCCCGTACGAGAAGGTCGAACAGGCCGCCGTCGGCTACTGCTTCCAGGCGTCCACCGCCGGCCAGCGGGCCGTCTACGAACTCGGCCTCACCGGCCTCCCCGTCTACAACCTCAACAACAACTGCGCCACCGGCTCCACCGCCCTCATGACCGCCCGCCAGTTCGTCGAGGGCGGCATCGCCGACTGCGTCCTCGCCCTGGGCTTCGAGAAGATGAGCAGGGGGTCCCTGGGGGGTGGTGCCGGCGCCGGGGACTTCTCCACCTCGCCCGTCGCCCGGCACTACGGCATCATGGCCGCCGCCCACGGCTTCGAGGCGTCCCCGCCCACCGCGCAGATCTTCGGCAACGCCGCCCGCGAGCACATGGAGCGGTACGGCACCACCGAGGCGCAGCTCGCGGCCGTCGCCGCCAAGAACCACCTCCACTCCTCCCGGAACCCCCTCGCCCAGTTCCAGGACGTCCACACGGTCGACGAGATCCTCGCCGCCCGGACCGTCCACCGGCCCCTCACCAAGCTCCAGTGCTCGCCCACCTCCGACGGCGCCGCCGCCGCCCTCGTCGTCTCCGAGCGCTTCGTCGCCGCCCACGGCCTGGCGGCGCGGGCCGTGGAGATCGCCGGCCAGGCCATGACCACCGACACCGGCGAGTCCTTCGCCTCCGGTTCGTGCATCGACGCCGTCGGCCGCCCCCTGTCCCGGGAGGCCGCCCGGCAGGCGTACGAACGCTCCGGACTCGGCATCGAGGACGTCGACGTCGTCGAACTCCACGACTGCTTCTCCGTCAACGAACTCCTCACCTACGAAGCCCTCGGCATGTGCGCGGAAGGCGCCTCCGGCAAGCTCGTCGAGTCCGGCGCCACCACCTACGGCGGCCGCTGGGTCGTCAACCCCTCCGGCGGCCTCATCTCCAAGGGCCACCCGCTCGGCGCCACCGGACTCGCCCAGGCCGCCGAACTCGTCGGGCAGCTCCGCGGCGAGGCCGGCGCCCGGCAGGTCCCCGGCGCCCGCGTCGGCCTCGCCCACAACATCGGCCTCGGCGGCGCGGCCGTCGTCACCCTCCTGCGCAAGGCGTGA
- a CDS encoding response regulator transcription factor: MTITVLLADDQALVRAGFRSLLGRAKDIEVVGEAGTGDEAARAVRPDIVLMDIRMPGTDGLTATRTLVGDPGLTGCRVIVLTTFETDEYVFAALRAGASGFLTKEIEPDDLRQAVRAVAAGDALLSPSATRRVIEQFAHRPAAPTETPERLDVLTAREREVTRLIATGLSNDQIAERLVISPLTAKTHVTRALAKLGARDRARRREPGMIRKRRPSDLSRRFVVGWA; the protein is encoded by the coding sequence ATGACGATCACGGTGCTCCTCGCCGACGACCAGGCCCTGGTGCGGGCCGGCTTCCGCAGCCTCCTCGGCCGGGCCAAGGACATCGAGGTCGTCGGCGAGGCCGGCACCGGCGACGAGGCCGCCCGCGCCGTCCGCCCCGACATCGTCCTCATGGACATCCGCATGCCCGGCACCGACGGCCTCACCGCCACCCGCACCCTCGTCGGGGACCCCGGCCTGACGGGGTGCCGGGTCATCGTCCTCACCACCTTCGAGACCGACGAGTACGTCTTCGCCGCCCTCCGCGCCGGCGCCAGCGGCTTCCTCACCAAGGAGATCGAGCCGGACGACCTGCGGCAGGCCGTCCGCGCGGTCGCCGCCGGCGACGCGCTCCTCTCGCCGAGCGCGACCCGCCGGGTGATCGAGCAGTTCGCCCACCGCCCGGCCGCCCCCACCGAAACCCCGGAACGCCTCGACGTCCTCACCGCCCGCGAACGCGAGGTCACCCGCCTGATCGCCACCGGCCTCTCCAACGACCAGATCGCGGAACGCCTCGTGATCAGCCCCCTCACCGCCAAGACCCACGTCACCCGCGCCCTCGCCAAACTCGGCGCCCGCGACCGTGCCAGACGCCGCGAGCCCGGCATGATCCGGAAGAGACGGCCTAGTGACCTGAGTCGGAGATTCGTCGTTGGTTGGGCATGA
- a CDS encoding sensor histidine kinase: protein MDRALARTTAALRAIRPVDGLLAAVTFVAVLAGTARFGGRLDAAGALPLALWLGLLLLVRRRWPLAVLLLSVQAVVVFRTSGLTDIGWVWPVSAAYACLAADDRPGRPGLLRAAAVGVTALLLAAGWELPTAGSPREALGSLGAEALWLALLLATATAYRNRLRWRAELDARLLRAARERDLEAGRRIAEARLEIARELHDVVGHTLTVVGLQLRVATESLDDSPAEARAALTTAQEVRTAAVRDLRALVHVLRAPGEPAHPSPSPSPEEPAAGVPELAALVARTRTPSLAVRLETTGDPAAVPAPVSLAVHRLVQEALTNTARHSGAARADVTVHCAADRVEVTVSDDGPTPQGPAAAPGHGIRGMTERVHALGGELTAGRPGDGGGWLVRAVIPVPGFRP from the coding sequence ATGGACCGCGCACTCGCCCGCACGACCGCCGCCCTGCGCGCGATACGCCCCGTGGACGGGCTGCTCGCGGCCGTCACCTTCGTCGCGGTGCTCGCCGGCACCGCCCGCTTCGGCGGCCGGCTGGACGCGGCGGGCGCGCTGCCGCTCGCCCTCTGGCTGGGCCTGCTGCTCCTGGTCCGCCGCCGGTGGCCGCTCGCCGTCCTGCTCCTCTCCGTCCAGGCCGTCGTCGTCTTCCGCACCTCCGGCCTCACCGACATCGGCTGGGTGTGGCCGGTCTCCGCCGCGTACGCCTGCCTGGCCGCCGACGACCGCCCCGGCCGGCCCGGCCTGCTCCGGGCCGCCGCCGTCGGCGTCACCGCACTCCTCCTCGCCGCCGGCTGGGAGCTGCCCACGGCCGGCAGCCCCCGCGAGGCCCTCGGCTCCCTGGGCGCCGAGGCCCTGTGGCTGGCCCTGCTCCTGGCCACCGCCACCGCCTACCGCAACCGCCTCCGCTGGCGCGCCGAACTCGACGCCCGCCTCCTCCGGGCCGCCCGCGAGCGCGACCTGGAGGCCGGCCGGCGCATCGCCGAGGCCCGGCTGGAGATCGCCCGCGAACTCCACGACGTCGTCGGCCACACCCTCACCGTCGTCGGCCTCCAGCTCCGCGTCGCCACCGAGTCCCTGGACGACTCCCCGGCCGAGGCCCGGGCCGCCCTCACCACCGCCCAGGAGGTCCGCACCGCCGCCGTCCGCGACCTCCGCGCCCTCGTCCACGTCCTGCGCGCACCGGGGGAGCCCGCGCACCCGTCCCCGTCCCCGTCCCCGGAAGAGCCCGCCGCCGGCGTCCCGGAACTCGCCGCGCTCGTCGCCCGCACGCGCACGCCCTCGCTCGCCGTCCGCCTGGAGACCACCGGCGATCCCGCCGCCGTCCCCGCCCCGGTCTCCCTCGCCGTCCACCGCCTCGTCCAGGAGGCCCTCACCAACACGGCCCGCCACTCCGGCGCCGCCCGCGCCGACGTCACCGTCCACTGCGCCGCCGACCGGGTGGAGGTCACCGTCTCCGACGACGGCCCGACCCCGCAGGGCCCGGCGGCCGCCCCCGGACACGGCATCCGGGGCATGACCGAACGCGTCCACGCCCTCGGCGGCGAACTCACCGCCGGGAGGCCCGGCGACGGCGGCGGATGGCTGGTCCGGGCCGTCATCCCTGTGCCAGGCTTCCGGCCATGA
- a CDS encoding IS630 family transposase: MSRPGPKIPPLSVTDAQRAVLEGWLRRRTTAQALAQRSRIVLECAEGHSIMEVSRRLRVTPDTVRTWRRRFIERGLDGLCDDPRPGVPRKITDADVERVIVKTLEETPKNATHWSTRSMAAATGMSQSTVSRIWRAFALAPHRSQTFKLSTDPLFIDKVRDVVGLYLDPPEKALVLCVDEKSQIQALDRSQPVLPMVPGVPERRSHDYVRAGTTTLFAALEVATGKVIGSLHRRHRAAEFKKFLTKLDKEVPADLQVHLILDNYATHKTPDIKKWLLAHPRFHLHFTPTSASWLNLVERWFAELTQKKLKRGVHRSVQALERDIRAWLADWNEHPRPFVWTKTADEILDKVAAYCRRISDSDH, encoded by the coding sequence ATGAGTCGTCCTGGTCCGAAGATTCCGCCGTTGTCGGTCACTGACGCCCAGCGGGCGGTGCTGGAAGGCTGGTTGCGTCGCCGGACGACGGCCCAGGCTCTGGCCCAGAGGTCGCGGATCGTGCTGGAGTGCGCCGAAGGCCACTCGATCATGGAGGTGTCCCGCCGGCTGCGGGTCACTCCGGACACGGTCCGCACCTGGCGGCGCCGGTTCATCGAACGCGGCTTGGACGGTTTGTGCGACGACCCGAGGCCCGGCGTCCCGAGGAAGATCACCGATGCCGACGTCGAGCGGGTGATCGTCAAGACGCTCGAGGAGACCCCGAAGAACGCGACCCACTGGTCGACGAGGTCGATGGCCGCGGCGACAGGCATGTCCCAGTCGACGGTCTCGCGGATCTGGCGGGCGTTCGCGCTGGCGCCGCACCGGTCGCAGACGTTCAAGCTGTCGACCGATCCGTTGTTCATCGACAAGGTCCGCGACGTCGTCGGTCTGTATCTCGATCCGCCGGAGAAGGCTCTGGTGCTCTGCGTGGACGAGAAGTCGCAGATCCAGGCCCTGGACCGGTCCCAGCCGGTGCTGCCGATGGTGCCTGGTGTTCCTGAACGCCGCAGCCACGACTATGTCCGGGCCGGCACCACGACCCTGTTCGCCGCGCTCGAAGTAGCCACCGGCAAGGTCATCGGCTCCCTCCACCGGCGCCACCGGGCAGCGGAGTTCAAGAAGTTCCTGACCAAGCTGGACAAGGAAGTCCCGGCTGATCTGCAGGTTCACCTGATCCTGGACAACTACGCGACGCACAAGACACCCGACATCAAGAAGTGGCTGCTGGCCCATCCGCGGTTCCACCTGCATTTCACGCCGACCAGCGCGTCCTGGCTGAACCTGGTCGAGCGGTGGTTCGCCGAACTCACGCAGAAGAAGCTCAAGCGCGGCGTCCACCGCTCCGTCCAGGCCCTCGAACGCGACATCCGGGCCTGGCTCGCCGACTGGAACGAGCACCCCAGGCCCTTCGTCTGGACGAAAACCGCCGACGAGATTCTCGACAAGGTCGCCGCCTACTGCCGACGAATCTCTGACTCAGATCACTAG